A stretch of DNA from Tribolium castaneum strain GA2 chromosome 7, icTriCast1.1, whole genome shotgun sequence:
TCGCATTTACTCTTAAATTCGTGCGTGCTACAAAatgcgtcttataaaactcgtattataatatactattatgtAATTAGTGTTgatacagttttttgtttttgttttaataattacttCCACTAAAAAATTTACGATGTGGTTCGGAAAATGAAATCTTTCCCTATTCTTtaggattaaaaattaaacgtttacaaaaatgtaaaatttttaactcttTGCCTAGTTCTTAACCCGAGCCACCACTGTTGATATGATGAAAATTTTCTTGACTTTCTAATACAATGATGATTTTCAGAAAAGACTTCTTGTCTCTAATAGATTATTCTGTCATGAATAACTTTACGGAGCATAGTTTTACCAGTTTCTTTTACAATCATAAAGAAGGTGTGGGTGGCGATCAATTCATTCTACCGATGTGGAGACAAATCTTTTGGAGCATGCTTTATGGAGGACTGGTGATTGTAGCAACAGGTGGAAATTTAATCGTTATTTGGATCATATTTTCGCAAAAGTGGATGCTGACGGTTacagattattttttgtgtaagttACAAAAGGATGAttcgtttattttgtttactcTTCTTCAAGTGAACCTTTCGGTGGCTGATACCATCCTTTCGACACTCAATGTTACGTTTAACTTTGTCTACATATTAAATTCGAATTGGCTTTTTGGTGAACTATACTGCAAAATATCGCAGTTTATGGCTACTGTGGCCCTTTGTGCATCGGTGCTTTCCCTCATGTGCATCTCATTCGACAGGTAGGTAATGAGAATTACTGTAAAGAATTGATGTCATTATGATTGAAAAGTACAAGTATGAcgagtattattattattaaataaataaataatcatgGATCCATTTTCAGAAATCTAAATATGGAGATTTTAAACTAGCAAAACAACTGCTTACTGCAGGATAATATTTAAGTCACATCGTTAGGAATAAGGATTACCTAACTTCCTATCTATAATAGTAACGTTAAAATTCAGACTGCTCGTTAGTTTGATATTATTCCTGaataaaattacgaaataTTGGGTAAACAATAATATTCGTACAACATGGAGATGCtggatattttttttgttttcggtAATCTGTCTTTAGTGCTTGTCGACTTTTCAATTCTCGTATAAAACCAGTGCTCCCTAATTAGATAAAAACTTAACGGTTTGATATTGCAAGCGGTATAATTCATCTTGTTTGAATTAATGttgtaataaaatgaaaatgtaaCTACTTTATTATAATACTAACAGCTATTCGCGACTTCGTtcgcgtaaattttaattatatatatatattaacaaattaaaacaactttacctatttatacaaaaaaaaacggtttcattattaattagaACGTTCAGTAACTACAAGCTagataatatatatatatatatatatgaaTATTAGATGAACGttctaattaataatatatataatttgtttaacaACTACAGTATCACCAAACAACTGAGTCATTTGGGAAAAGCGGCTCATCGCAttagaatattttaaatatttttgtgtaaagagaatatttgaaattatcatacaaggatttttcattttaacaaattatttttgctattctttttaattattttttattgtttttaaatttaaagttttttagcgTTATTTGGATAGAGTAGAATTCACCAACGGCGTTTACAGAGAAATATTTGTAAACTGTGTAGAAACTTTGATTTGATTGGAGATGGTGTATTTATGCTTTTTATCTATGACTTTTATGATTTCGTGAACTCAAATCAACGCGgaacctttttttaaatgaaataaaaaatccacTTTTTCTCAGAAACTCACATTCCAGCAAACTACAGAAAtgcttattaacaaaaattgaatattttgtaagttttatAAGTGTTGCCCTTTTTAAGATGAGCGCTTAAAAAAAGCTATTTTCTTATTACTAAGGACATTAGATTTTCAATCGTATTACTTTTATTCTTATATAGATTATAGCAACATGTCTGTAAGTTTGTTATTAGTGCAAGAGTAAATCCATGCGACTAATTAAATGGCAACTGTGGCAAGGTTTTTTGATCAAcacctgtaattttttttctgtaaatttgcaaatttggttAAAGTCGGTttcagtaattaaaaaaagtaattaccATCGTACCTTCTTTATCATCACCATTTTATTAATGTGTTCGAAgttaaaaattctaataacAATGCATAACTTCATATGTTAAAAGTAGTGTCTTAACTTGGCGAACACGCTATATAACTtagaaaattagaaattttcttACACACTTTTATCCTCTCCTTAGCTCCATTgggattaaattttcaaaaacattagaaatatcaatttacacaaatatatccataaaactattttttttatttaacactcTTGGAgatagaattttcaaaaatccgaAAACACGTTTCATTGTTTTGAACCAAAAGCCTCaatataacaataatataacaattttttcatggataatatatttacaaaaattttcatgcaaattttaacacttcatttgaccaaaaatcctaaaaacaaatgtttttttatttttaactaaaagccCAAATTCCAGTTTTCATGAacaacataacttaaaaaatgacgTGTATTTGACTCAGAGGGAGTGGAAGTTCTAAAAATCCTGAACTACATGCTTCTTTAATGaagaatttttacatttaactgaatttttaactgaaagcttaaatatcaattttcatgaatataacttcaaaattaacggattttaaaatttaacccttTTAGGGGGTGGAACTTCTGAAACATAAAACACATAttctttcatttttcaatttttcagcgAAAGCCCAAATACCAATTCTTATGgatataaattacaaaatgatttttataattaaccTCCTTTGAGggtagaatttttaaaaattataaaatacgctaattgaattaaaaaaaaacgtttttacaAAGAGTGctttctattaaatatgcgagtggaatttttataactttttcttgttttgtcGTGCAAAATTTATcatattatttagtttttgaataagTAAGCTTGACAGAAAAATGAACCTTCTAgatccaaattcaattaaacctccaaaatctagtttgtttaaaaccaaaattgtttacatttttttctaagcactcttcgcaaaaatgcctttttctccattttgatcagcTTGTAAGATTCGAttatatcatgtgatacatcattgtaatcaggaataaaaacatttttcaaaaatataaaaatgcgAACATGGCTTTCATAAggaaaaccaaagttgagtgttataactctgacatcaagaacgccttggaaaatacgatgacagatttagattccttgtaaaaacGTGCCTGAAGAACcagttaaaaacgtctagcttttttggttttcgattgaaaaaacaaaaacgaaaatcgaaaattttcgaatatgttttcaataatttaaaaacttaaaaggacacatcaaattttttttcatataattgtacagcataaaaatgcgcaagtTTTCTCAATTTTAACCGACCTCTTATCTATTATgataactgagatccccacGGTGGAGCTTGAAAAACGGACACTATATTgagtttttttcacaatttattcaccacaaaagtgtgcgcgctgtcagaaaactaaaattgttttaatttggtgaaattactttaaaaactaacaacagtggctgaaatttctgtgttgttaaaaaaggaatcaatattcgcctatggaaagtgtcgctggactttttgtgaaatgttatttatgaaatttaaatttcaaaaaattgtcaataatttgaagacacaggaagcgtacctgaactaaatcgagtgagaacaaaacacgtcactgaaaacgaagcaatagttggggctgtaattcaagcttttgaagagaatccaatcagcagtgtacgaaacatttccaaagtcctaAATGTTCAaatgtctagaatttttcagctgttcagttttttagtcctttttgaaagaatcaaagcatccagtaccaaaaataagtcaaaaatattgttttttaactttgtggGTGAGaggtaattgtgaaatgtcccttgcgtgacagttacgtATCTGCGAGTAGgagtgaccaaaattcaatggtagtgctcatttgtctcatagagatctacacttttgcatctgtacccacgtttaacagtttgtttctcatttttctcgcgaaacagacgtcttccacgTACGAGCTTTTTCTGACaacatttttcactgacgatattttaacttaacattaaaaaggcatgtaaaaattacgtttttaagacttgagttgttgcattaattggattttaatccttatcttctaaaatatctgcattttaaatttcataaaaatccgttaacaaatatctgagatatcaggctcgaaggtcttagctgagacagcctgtatagagattattttttatagataCATGGTTATAATAACTCCATTAAAGAAAAGAATTAGCCGTGGTTTGACAGTATTATTAGCAATGACTACATGGTTTTTGGGGATAATTATGGGTAGTCCGTTTCTGATGTTCTTCAACACCTACAAGGTGCACAATAAAGAAGGGGAAGAAACTGTTATTTGTTACTCTATATGGCCGGATGGCAAGACTAACGATTCGATAATTGAACATCTGTAAGTTGGTATactttggaaaattttgataaatgcTCTGCTTATTGTCacaaactcaatttttcgTATTTCAGTTACAACGTGGGATTCTTTTTTTTGGCCTACGTCGTGCCTGTAGGATCAATGACTTACACTTATGGCAAAATCGGGATAAAGCTCTGGGGATCACAGACAATCGGGGAATGCACAGAGCGCCAAATGCAGATTATCAGGAGCAAAAAGCAGGTCATTGTCAAAATAACTCTTTAACGTTTGATTCAGATTTTATTTCAGGCCGTAAAAATGATGATGGTTATCGTGATTGTGTTCGCTGTGTGTTGGCTTCCATATCATCTGTACTTTATTGTGACAGCATATTTTCCGCAAATAACCAACTTTGCATATATTCGGGAAACGTATTTAATCATTTACTGGTTAGCAATGAGCAACTCCATGTTCAACCCAATGATTTATTGCTGGATGTACACCAGGTAGGTGTTAACTGTTaagaagttttattttaaggaaatatacagcgaaacaagtaaacatttattttttgttgcctactatttggtgcatatggtttttgtttatctgttgtcagaaatgcacagccacctctaacttctttttttttaatgtaatggTATGTCAAGTGACACCTCGTATCAAAGCCTACTTCGCAAGCAATACAACACACtacttgttttttgaattttttcaaagcctacgtgataaaaaaataaaaattttataagttgaacattatttaaagCAACAGTTGTTTAAAATGGGCACTGTTCCTCTCTTAGGAAATAACATGACGACAGTAGCatgaatttctaacattttgcaacatttctagTGTGATTTGCCTAATCTCAACTTTTAgaaattggttttcatttttttatcgagtaggctttgaaaatattcagaaaacaaacAGTGCGTTGCATTCCTTGCAAAGTGCTCTTTCACCTGAAGTGACACTTGACATACCGTTAcatctgaaaaaaaagttagaggtggctgtgcatttttgaaaacagataaacaaaaaccgcaTGCATCAAGTGAtgttcaaagaaaataaaaaatcgacctgtttcaggattttttacaaaagtcgCTTATATCtaagttacaaattttattccagttaaaaattccacactgtATAATACATAgtataatttatttgatttcattaatttttttatttaattttagatttcgGCGAGGAttcaaacagtttttttcaagtcTGCGAATTCGTGTAAGTCGATCAGCGAAGTATCGGCACACGATGAGAAGACGTAGTTCTGTGTGAATGGTgagtttactaaaatttgttGCAGATGCTGTTCctaaaatggtttttattgTGAAACCGAGCAATTATACGTACTCGCGGAATTTACATTACTCGCGACTTCAGCGCTCCTACGTTACTTTTAACTCGTACAACTCTCTTTACATACAGGTGTCCCAGCGATGTAAAAAAGTCCATTGTTGACCTCTAAATATTcgaaaaataatctttttttacgAGAGCCGTACATACTAACCCCCTGActcatctaaaattattttcaagtttttcaagtaTATAGACTGTTTCCGAAATTGGCTGCAACACAAACGTATGTTTTTTTGACTGGAACAAcctatattttattgcatttttggatttagCTGATGTtctaaattgttattggtcgattttgctttgtttttgaaataatttgatttttttaaccaaaacaCACTTTTGCtttggtcgattctgctttgtttttgaaataacttgatttttttaacaaaaatacgctttttggttttaaaaaaatcattacataaaaactaagaatctcaGAAAAGTAGAACTTTCACCACTGGAAAGAAAAAGGTTTAAACTTAAAgaatatactattatttttttagcttactGCAATTAAGAAGATAATTTTCTTTCAGCATATGCAACATTTGTATCAAATTATTCCAAAATGCAGTTTCTGAAGGAATTTATGTGTTATACCACTATTTGGTGTTACCCAAGAAACTGGATTTTCCTATTCACGGGGCTGTGTACACTACGGCAAATGTGTAAACTTGgttagtttgtaaactagctGGTTAGTTTTTAAACTACCCAAACAGGTGTCTAAGAATCTTGGCTAATTAAAAGATAAGATAAAGTAGCTGTatagtttataaattttccAAGACATTCTCTAGCTTATTAGGtagagattttttatttcaaattcagACTTTCCAGTAACACAAGTAAATTAGCTTTtatttagtaataatagtaatattagttGAAACTGTTAAAATAGCCAACTTCTTGGCAAGGTAACAAATTAACCAGCTAGTTTATAGACTAACCAAGTTAACACATTAGCCGTGACATGTCAAATACATTGTGTCTAAATTTTAATAGGTGGCTTGCCAAAACTTTACTTgttgtagttttattattgtttttaattacggAATTTCCACAAGGAATTTTTGCGTTGACTAATAGAGctgttagtttttttttgtactcaGACAATtgtattcggaagtaaagttaccgttgggggcgccactgagctaggtcgaaaacagtaaccataaatggcgggaaaacgtttattcggatattttgagcgttgtacgaattttgaggcttcaaaattattacattgcctatgcggaataactattgtatctttggtggaagaaacgaatgttgacaaattcttagagatgacgaggaaaacacgaataacgtttgactgtttggttcactttctttattggaaaattattacaaagatattgaaaagcctaccttttggcata
This window harbors:
- the LOC657781 gene encoding tachykinin-like peptides receptor 99D; this translates as MNNFTEHSFTSFFYNHKEGVGGDQFILPMWRQIFWSMLYGGLVIVATGGNLIVIWIIFSQKWMLTVTDYFLLNLSVADTILSTLNVTFNFVYILNSNWLFGELYCKISQFMATVALCASVLSLMCISFDRYMVIITPLKKRISRGLTVLLAMTTWFLGIIMGSPFLMFFNTYKVHNKEGEETVICYSIWPDGKTNDSIIEHLYNVGFFFLAYVVPVGSMTYTYGKIGIKLWGSQTIGECTERQMQIIRSKKQAVKMMMVIVIVFAVCWLPYHLYFIVTAYFPQITNFAYIRETYLIIYWLAMSNSMFNPMIYCWMYTRFRRGFKQFFSSLRIRVSRSAKYRHTMRRRSSV